In Pristiophorus japonicus isolate sPriJap1 chromosome 2, sPriJap1.hap1, whole genome shotgun sequence, one genomic interval encodes:
- the LOC139233515 gene encoding interleukin-8-like, with amino-acid sequence MNRAATVTMVILLLFAITAQGIPVPGIHGRCKCIQSTSRIINPKYMKSMKYIPRGSHCVTSEIIVIMKNGNKFCVNPDAKWVKIIIKAKKGTRRYI; translated from the exons ATGAACAGAGCAGCCACTGTGACGATGGTCATCCTGCTTCTGTTTGCCATTACTGCACAGG GTATTCCGGTCCCAGGAATTCATGGACGTTGTAAATGCATCCAGTCTACCTCCAGGATTATCAACCCAAAGTATATGAAAAGTATGAAATATATTCCCAGAGGATCACACTGTGTGACATCAGAGATAAT TGTCATCATGAAAAATGGAAATAAATTTTGTGTGAATCCTGATGCCAAGTGGGTGAAGATCATCATTAAAGCCAAGAAAG GTACCAGACGCTATATCTGA